Proteins encoded in a region of the Coffea eugenioides isolate CCC68of chromosome 4, Ceug_1.0, whole genome shotgun sequence genome:
- the LOC113768404 gene encoding 40S ribosomal protein S29-like, with translation MGHFNIWNAHPKNYGPGSRACRVCGNSHGIIRKYGLMCCRQCFRSNAKEIGFIKYR, from the exons ATGGGACACTTCAACATCTGGAACGCTCACCCCAAGAACTATGGGCCTGGCTCACGCGCTTG CCGCGTTTGCGGGAACTCCCATGGGATAATCAGGAAGTACGGGCTCATGTGTTGCAGACAATGCTTCCGCAGTAACGCTAAGGAAATTGGCTTCATCAAG TACCGTTAG
- the LOC113768657 gene encoding uncharacterized protein LOC113768657 isoform X1, producing the protein MSLKVWTFRVLLFHILLMYRFKDRKVMATATMATAAGAAALLYYTLNRKIVSSTTKRDDDEDSGGVDTQTHSGIDRVSNRLIQAPATWLETISTLSETLRFTYSETLGKWPIGDLAFGISFLLKRQGNLHVGSVFGGNDSHQLKGPEITLELRHLLNLLTLCWHFSKKPFPLFLEETGFSQENVLLQEPKAGILKPAFTVLVDQNSKTFLLLIRGTHSIKDTLTAATGAVVPFHHSVVCEGGVINLVLGYAHCGMVAAARWIAKLATPCLLRALNNYPEYKLKIVGHSLGGGTAALLTYVLREQKELSTATCVAFAPAACMTWELAESGTEFITSVINGADLVPTFSAASVDDLRAEVTASAWLNDLRNQIEQTRILSTVYRSASALGSRLPSMASAKAKVAGAGAILRPVSTGTQVVMKRAQSMAQAALSRPGMRLSSWSCMGPRRRSANKQGSTNDGAESLESSAIHGETSEPFLATSEVTSSSIDSSEIPVSSSGGVVWSSGSCSSEIRCGVDADLDEGEDVLDHDRHQDRMTEVELWQQIEKELYDQIECEESDVVKEIREEEAAAIAEVSDSDSESSLPNTKEVHRFFPPGRIMHIVTLLTDEVDCGIDSITSSSLDHCQPAEPKVGIFLTPRSLYSKLRLSQTMIADHFMPVYRRQMEKLIRELEEESSDSHRFDQEI; encoded by the exons ATGTCCCTCAAAGTTTGGACCTTTAGGGTTTTGCTTTTTCATATTTTACTCATGTACAG ATTTAAGGATCGAAAAGTTATGGCAACTGCAACTATGGCGACTGCAGCTGGTGCTGCTGCTCTCTTGTATTATACATTGAATAGAAAAATAGTGTCCAGTACCACTAAGagagatgatgatgaagatagTGGTGGTGTGGACACACAAACTCATTCAGGGATTGATCGAGTTTCAAATAGGCTCATACAAGCTCCTGCAACATGGTTAGAGACAATTTCAACGTTATCTGAGACACTAAGGTTTACATATTCTGAGACTCTGGGAAAGTGGCCCATTGGTGATTTGGCTTTCGGAATCAGCTTTCTGTTAAAGAGGCAG GGAAATTTACACGTTGGAAGCGTATTTGGAGGGAATGATAGCCATCAACTCAAAGGACCTGAAATTACATTGGAGCTTAGACATCTCTTGAACTTGTTGACGCTTTGTtggcatttttccaaaaaaccATTTCCACTGTTTTTGGAGGAGACGGGCTTTTCCCAAGAAAATGTTCTTCTCCAAGAACCTAAGGCCGGA ATACTGAAACCGGCTTTTACAGTTCTGGttgatcaaaattcaaaaacattCCTCTTATTGATTCGTGGAACACACAGTATCAAGGATACTCTGACAGCTGCTACTGGAGCAGTAGTACCTTTCCATCACTCTGTCGTGTGTGAGGGAGGAGTCATCAATTTGGTTTTGGGTTATGCACATTGTGGGATGGTTGCAGCAGCTCGCTGGATTGCTAAACTTGCAACTCCTTGTCTCCTTAGAGCCCTCAACAATTATCCTGAGTATAAACTTAAG ATTGTAGGACATTCTTTGGGTGGTGGTACTGCAGCTCTTTTAACTTATGTATTGCGTGAGCAGAAGGAACTATCAACAGCTACGTGTGTAGCATTTGCTCCAG CTGCTTGTATGACATGGGAATTGGCTGAATCTGGCACTGAATTCATTACTTCTGTAATAAATGGAGCTGATCTGGTGCCAACATTCTCTGCTGCTTCAGTGGATGACCTTCGTGCTGAG GTGACAGCATCAGCCTGGTTGAATGATCTTAGGAATCAGATTGAACAAACTCGAATCCTTAGTACTGTTTATCGATCTGCTTCAGCCTTGGGTTCTCGTCTTCCATCCATGGCAAGTGCTAAAGCAAAAGTTGCTGGTGCTGGTGCAATACTGCGCCCAGTATCTACTGGTACACAG GTTGTTATGAAGAGAGCCCAAAGCATGGCTCAGGCAGCATTATCAAGACCTGGCATGCGATTATCCTCATGGTCATGCATGGGTCCTCGACGTCGTTCAGCAAATAAACAAGGGAGCACTAATGATGGGGCAGAGTCTTTGGAATCTTCTGCAATTCATGGAGAAACATCTGAACCATTCCTTGCTACCTCTGAGGTGACCTCAAGTAGCATTGACAGCTCTGAAATCCCTGTATCTTCATCAGGAGGGGTGGTGTGGAGTTCAGGAAGTTGCTCAAGTGAGATCAGATGCGGTGTTGATGCTGACCTTGATGAGGGCGAGGATGTCTTGGACCATGATAGACATCAAGATCGTATGACGGAAGTTGAGTTGTGGCAACAAATTGAGAAAGAGCTTTATGATCAGATTGAATGTGAGGAATCTGATGTGGTGAAGGAGATTAGGGAAGAAGAAGCAGCAGCTATTGCAGAGGTAAGTGATAGTGACTCTGAAAGCTCACTGCCTAATACAAAGGAAGTGCACAGGTTTTTCCCCCCGGGAAGAATAATGCACATCGTGACACTTCTTACTGATGAGGTGGACTGTGGAATTGACAGCATTACTTCTAGTAGCTTGGACCATTGTCAACCAGCTGAGCCAAAAGTTGGAATTTTTCTGACTCCTAGGTCATTGTATAGTAAACTAAGGCTGTCCCAGACCATGATTGCTGATCACTTCATGCCAGTTTATAGAAGACAAATGGAAAAGCTCATAAGAGAACTTGAGGAAGAGAGCTCTGATAGCCATCGTTTTGATCAGgaaatttaa
- the LOC113768657 gene encoding uncharacterized protein LOC113768657 isoform X2 produces MATATMATAAGAAALLYYTLNRKIVSSTTKRDDDEDSGGVDTQTHSGIDRVSNRLIQAPATWLETISTLSETLRFTYSETLGKWPIGDLAFGISFLLKRQGNLHVGSVFGGNDSHQLKGPEITLELRHLLNLLTLCWHFSKKPFPLFLEETGFSQENVLLQEPKAGILKPAFTVLVDQNSKTFLLLIRGTHSIKDTLTAATGAVVPFHHSVVCEGGVINLVLGYAHCGMVAAARWIAKLATPCLLRALNNYPEYKLKIVGHSLGGGTAALLTYVLREQKELSTATCVAFAPAACMTWELAESGTEFITSVINGADLVPTFSAASVDDLRAEVTASAWLNDLRNQIEQTRILSTVYRSASALGSRLPSMASAKAKVAGAGAILRPVSTGTQVVMKRAQSMAQAALSRPGMRLSSWSCMGPRRRSANKQGSTNDGAESLESSAIHGETSEPFLATSEVTSSSIDSSEIPVSSSGGVVWSSGSCSSEIRCGVDADLDEGEDVLDHDRHQDRMTEVELWQQIEKELYDQIECEESDVVKEIREEEAAAIAEVSDSDSESSLPNTKEVHRFFPPGRIMHIVTLLTDEVDCGIDSITSSSLDHCQPAEPKVGIFLTPRSLYSKLRLSQTMIADHFMPVYRRQMEKLIRELEEESSDSHRFDQEI; encoded by the exons ATGGCAACTGCAACTATGGCGACTGCAGCTGGTGCTGCTGCTCTCTTGTATTATACATTGAATAGAAAAATAGTGTCCAGTACCACTAAGagagatgatgatgaagatagTGGTGGTGTGGACACACAAACTCATTCAGGGATTGATCGAGTTTCAAATAGGCTCATACAAGCTCCTGCAACATGGTTAGAGACAATTTCAACGTTATCTGAGACACTAAGGTTTACATATTCTGAGACTCTGGGAAAGTGGCCCATTGGTGATTTGGCTTTCGGAATCAGCTTTCTGTTAAAGAGGCAG GGAAATTTACACGTTGGAAGCGTATTTGGAGGGAATGATAGCCATCAACTCAAAGGACCTGAAATTACATTGGAGCTTAGACATCTCTTGAACTTGTTGACGCTTTGTtggcatttttccaaaaaaccATTTCCACTGTTTTTGGAGGAGACGGGCTTTTCCCAAGAAAATGTTCTTCTCCAAGAACCTAAGGCCGGA ATACTGAAACCGGCTTTTACAGTTCTGGttgatcaaaattcaaaaacattCCTCTTATTGATTCGTGGAACACACAGTATCAAGGATACTCTGACAGCTGCTACTGGAGCAGTAGTACCTTTCCATCACTCTGTCGTGTGTGAGGGAGGAGTCATCAATTTGGTTTTGGGTTATGCACATTGTGGGATGGTTGCAGCAGCTCGCTGGATTGCTAAACTTGCAACTCCTTGTCTCCTTAGAGCCCTCAACAATTATCCTGAGTATAAACTTAAG ATTGTAGGACATTCTTTGGGTGGTGGTACTGCAGCTCTTTTAACTTATGTATTGCGTGAGCAGAAGGAACTATCAACAGCTACGTGTGTAGCATTTGCTCCAG CTGCTTGTATGACATGGGAATTGGCTGAATCTGGCACTGAATTCATTACTTCTGTAATAAATGGAGCTGATCTGGTGCCAACATTCTCTGCTGCTTCAGTGGATGACCTTCGTGCTGAG GTGACAGCATCAGCCTGGTTGAATGATCTTAGGAATCAGATTGAACAAACTCGAATCCTTAGTACTGTTTATCGATCTGCTTCAGCCTTGGGTTCTCGTCTTCCATCCATGGCAAGTGCTAAAGCAAAAGTTGCTGGTGCTGGTGCAATACTGCGCCCAGTATCTACTGGTACACAG GTTGTTATGAAGAGAGCCCAAAGCATGGCTCAGGCAGCATTATCAAGACCTGGCATGCGATTATCCTCATGGTCATGCATGGGTCCTCGACGTCGTTCAGCAAATAAACAAGGGAGCACTAATGATGGGGCAGAGTCTTTGGAATCTTCTGCAATTCATGGAGAAACATCTGAACCATTCCTTGCTACCTCTGAGGTGACCTCAAGTAGCATTGACAGCTCTGAAATCCCTGTATCTTCATCAGGAGGGGTGGTGTGGAGTTCAGGAAGTTGCTCAAGTGAGATCAGATGCGGTGTTGATGCTGACCTTGATGAGGGCGAGGATGTCTTGGACCATGATAGACATCAAGATCGTATGACGGAAGTTGAGTTGTGGCAACAAATTGAGAAAGAGCTTTATGATCAGATTGAATGTGAGGAATCTGATGTGGTGAAGGAGATTAGGGAAGAAGAAGCAGCAGCTATTGCAGAGGTAAGTGATAGTGACTCTGAAAGCTCACTGCCTAATACAAAGGAAGTGCACAGGTTTTTCCCCCCGGGAAGAATAATGCACATCGTGACACTTCTTACTGATGAGGTGGACTGTGGAATTGACAGCATTACTTCTAGTAGCTTGGACCATTGTCAACCAGCTGAGCCAAAAGTTGGAATTTTTCTGACTCCTAGGTCATTGTATAGTAAACTAAGGCTGTCCCAGACCATGATTGCTGATCACTTCATGCCAGTTTATAGAAGACAAATGGAAAAGCTCATAAGAGAACTTGAGGAAGAGAGCTCTGATAGCCATCGTTTTGATCAGgaaatttaa